Within Felis catus isolate Fca126 chromosome A1, F.catus_Fca126_mat1.0, whole genome shotgun sequence, the genomic segment CCCTCCAGAACTCTCCATAACAGGCTGACAGAGCTACCTCTATCTGGAACATTGCCAATCAGcatggaaggggaaagagagcagTGCAAAGTATgctttggtttttaaagtttccacATGAAAACAATTCCTCATACTTCTGCCTGTATTTCATTGGCCGAAGCAAGTCACATGATGTTGAAAAGGCTatgtttttggtggagtccaAAGTATAGTCCTTTCTGGAGGACTAAGCATTTGTGAATCATAACACAGTGTAACACATAACATTGCATAGTGTGTCAGAGGGAGCGGGAGCCACAGATAGCTGTGATGTTTTTCACAGCCTCAGATGAATGGGCATAGAGGCCTTGGGGCCTGTACGAAAGGAGAATATGATTGAAGATCTGTGTTTTCTAGAGAAGGGTTGAAAATTAAGGGAGTATTGGGCACTGAGGAAaattgaggtgttttttttttaagtattcccATAATCATCATTATCTCCATAAGGTCCACCTAAAACAGTGAATACTCTATGGCAAAAGCAGCTTTAAGACATCCCCCAGTCTGCACACCTCTTCTGATTGGATTGCCTTTCCTAAGATCTTTAAACTTCTTTTGTATAGAAATAGAAGAGCTTCATTTGTCAATAATCCCATTCATAAAGTTAAACTGGATTTCCAAACAGCTGTCTTCCTGCAGTCAGTTGTTAGGAGAGGAAAACTTGAcagatgaccttgagcaagtctgCCATTCTCTGGGCTTCACTCTTCTCAAAAAGTTCCACTCTAATCTCACCTTCCGGTGTAATAACCACAGTCCGTGTGGGCTTTCCGAAAATATTAGGGGAGCTTAAGAAATGATTGCTACCCCATCCATCTCAGAGAACTTGTGAGGCTGGCTTTACAGAGAAAGTTTGATGGGAAGTGCAGAGATCTGAATGTCAATATATCGAGCTTGCAGAGCAGGAGAAGCTGGGCCTGACTTAGCTGGTAATCCAAGCCAGCATGATGGATCTATCGTTAAAACCAGAACCAGATTAAACTACTTCTGATGCACAGTAGAGAAATGTCAGGGCCAGAGATCAcctgaaaaataaaggagagactCACTGAGGATCCTTCTTcctataaaatatacttttgccCTCAGGCCCTGCCTCTTTGGATCATGCCAGATGTTATTGTTTTTCTCCTGAGGTTATAGTTTATGTCAAAAGGAATAGATTTCACTTTAGTGATTTCCTAAGGAGGCATAAAGTCCCAGAATCATGATTGTAAAAGTGACCTTAAATGCCATCTAAGCCAAGCCCTGCCCAGCACAGGAGTCACTTCTTCATGTCTGTGATCTGGGACTGTTGATCAGAAACAGGTTTTAAATTTCCCAAGATTCTTTAGGATTTGATCCTATCCCAGTTTTCTTTCCATATTGCACCATAGGGAGTGTGTGGGAAAAGCACTGAAGAAGTCTATAACAAGGATGTGGAAGCAAtacccttccttttttaaaaaatataacttactgtcaaattagctaacatatagtgtatacagtgtgctcttggcttcgggagtagattcccatgattcattgcttacatgcaacatccagtgctcatcccaaaaagtgccctcctccatgcccatcacacattttccccactcccccccccccccaaatcaaaCCTCAggttgttttctatatttaagagtctcttatggtttgcttccctctctgtttgaaactatttttcccctgccttcccccatagtcttctgttaagtttctcgaattccatgtatgagtgaaaacatatgatatgtctttctctgccttacttatttcacttagcataataccctccagttccatctaccttgctgaaaatggcaggatttcattctttctcattgccaagtagtattccattgtatatataaaccacatctttatccattcatcaatggatggacatttaggcccttttcataatttggctattgttgaaagtgctgctataaacattggggtacatgtgcccctatgaatcagcacttctgtatcctttggataaattcctagtagtgctatttctgggtcataaggtaattctatttttaattttttgaggaacctccacactgttttccagagtggctgcaccatgcattcctaccaacagtgcaagagggtttctgcacatcctctccaacatctgtggtttcctgagttgttaattttagccactctgactggtgtgagatggtatctcagtgagattttgatttgtatttccctgatgatgagtgatgttgaacatcttttcatgtgtctgttggccatctggatatcttcttctttggaaaagtgtctattcatgtcttctgcccatttcttcactggattatttgtttttcaggtgttgagtttggtaagttctctatagattttggatactaacgctttatccGATaagtcatttgcagatatctcctcccattccatcggttgccttttagttttgttgattgtttcctttgcagtgcagaagctttttatcttgatgaggtcccaatagttcgtttttgcttttaattcccttgccttcagagacgtgttgagtaagaagtttctgtggctgaggtcaaagaggttgttgcctgttttttcctctagggttttgatggttttctgtcttacatttaggtctttgatccattttgagtttttttttttttaatttttttttcaacgtttatttatttttgggacagagagagacagagcatgaacgggggaggggcagagagagagggagacacagaatcggaaacaggctccaggctctgagccgtcagcccagagcccgacgcggggctcgaactcacggaccgcgagatcgtgacctggctgaagtcggacgcttaaccgactgcgccacccaggcgcccccattttgagtttatttttatggcaATACCCTTCTTAGTGACAGACCAAATTTTGCACTTGGCAAAAAATCTACCATTTTGCAACTAAAATGCCCTTAATTGTTGGAGGAAATGTTGAGAGAGGCCAGAGCTTGTACCCCAGAAATCCTACTCTGAAACTGACTACCTGTGAAACAAATTTCCCCCTCTCTGGCatacttttttcttaatatgagGGTGATAATGGTGTTTCTAAATAGTAAATTGGCAGTGCTTTTAAACTGCTTGATGAATTTATTCTGTAATAAGTGTGTAATTGTTTGAATGGTCACCTAGTTAGTGTctaaatattatcttttatttcataGCACCTAACTTTCTCCTTCTCATCTGTGTATCGAGCACCATGTTAAATACTGGGAATACCAAGAGTAttcgagggttttttttttttttttttttgtctagcaAGTGAGATAGACATATGATAACATAATATAATGCATGTTGGGTGTTTTAATAAGTATTGTTTAAAGATTTATGGAAACAAATGTAAGGTGAACCTGTTGGTATGATTGCTAATGGATGAGGAAGGTGTCAGATAAGATAGGTCTTGAAACATGAGCTGTTTAGATGTTCACAGCCTGGGAAGGACATTCCAGGTGTAGTGAAGGGCATGGACAAAGGCAGAGGTATGAACATGCAGACGTGTATGGTAGTCTGTTCTAGGCACGTGTTAACACTGCACTTCTTAGTCCCTTTTACATTGGTGGAGCCATGTGACTAGTTCAGGCTAACGAGTTACAAACAAGTTAAACAGCACTTCTGGGCCAGAGTTGTTAATAGATTGTTCAAGATTACCCAGAGCTCTTCCTCCCCCGACTGCTCACcgccaacaccccccccccccacccccacccccgaacaCAACCAGCAATGTCAGACATGGTGGCTGTTTGGTCATTCTAGGTCCCTGAGACCATGATGAACATAGCACTTCATTAAACCCGATGCAGATGTGAGACGAGTGAGAAGTATATCTCTTTTTTGTCATGTCACTAAAATTTAGGAGGTGTTTGTTATAACAGCATAACCTAGTGTATTCCTCTCATTTAGTGCAAAGGTAAGAAATAAGTGTGGTGTATCtgccaaataaaatataagatgcCTGATAGAACTGGTTGGAAGTGGAGGAAAAGGAGATTGGAAATATGGGCAAAGATCAAACTATGAGAAACTCTGACACCATGCTGAGAAGTTAATTTAAAAGTATAGGcaattggggcgcctaggtggcgcagtcggttaagcgtccaacttcagccaggtcatgatcttgcagtccgtgagttcgagccccgcggttaagcgtctgacttcagccaggtcaggatctcgtagtccgtgagttcgagccccgcgtcaggctctgggctgatggctcggagcctggagcctgtttccgattctgtgtctccctctctctctgcccctcccccgttcatgctctgtctctctctgtcccaaaaataaataaaaacgttgaaaaaaaattttttaaagtatagacAATGAAAAGCCATTGAGGGATTCAAATTACTCTCTATTAGGTCATATAGTTCATCTCTTTGGGCATCCCAGTCTACTGCTTTAGTTCTCATCCTACACTTCTTACAAGTTTAGGAGCTCTGAATCCAGAAAAATTAGAGGAGAAGATGGGATACCTCTGGCATAGGGAGTGTAGGTTAGGTGTGCCGTTCTTTCTGCTGCACTCCAGGTGTGTGGTGCAAAAGAAACCTGAGAAAGGTTTCTTTGTCCTGGAACAAGTATCCTTTCATTACTGATACCTCCCTATATCTGACACGGGCTACCTCTCTTAGACTAGACCTCTTAGGTAACAAAGCTTGCTTTTAGtgttagtatttaaaaaatggaaacttttggGTTCATCtatgctttttgttcattttggataCAAATTTAGAATGATCTATTGctactcttaatttcctttttctgctctACTGTTCCTTTCCAGTGCTGTTTCCCCATCTTTTACATTCTCTATGTATCCTACCCTCCAACATCCCAGATCATTCAGTTTCCCCAGATGTCCTTGATTCCATGACTATGTGTACATTGCCTATTTACCCCCAAGGCCCCAGAGTGGGATGTTAGTTATTGTGGAAATTCTACACACCCTCTTAAGACCCAGAAATtcctatgctattttttttttcatgaaacttCCCCTCTCTAGTGGGAATTGATCTCTGAGTTCTTGGGGCTTTCCTTTCTTAGTAGGACCCTGACCTCAGTGAGATGTTACATTATGGGTATTTATGGATATGATCAGACCCAGAGATCAAGGGCAAGAATTGTTCTTGTTTAGTCCTCATAGTGTACTTAGCAGTGCTGTGAACATATTGaacattgatattttaaaaaaattggtagccttgcaaaccataagagactcttaaaaactgagaataaactgagggttgatgggaggtgagagggaggggaaagtgggtgatgggcattgaggagggcacctgttgggatgaacactgggtattgtatggaaaccaatttgacaataaatttcatattagaaaagtaagaaaaataaaaaaataaaaaattggaagcCTTGAAATTGacagtttttaaattgaaatctttgaaaaaataatggaaagctTTGTCTTATTTCTCTACTTTATTCCTTCTGAGGCTGTCTCTAAAATACATAGTCTTTCATATGTCTCCAGCACCTCCCAGTTTAGCATCAACTCCAAGTGTGCTTCATTTGCAGATTGTTTTCTTCTATATAGTGATAAAGATGTTTCATTAGAACAGAATGACATCAGTTCCTTTGGAAGGCTTTGGATTGAAAGTCAGTAAATACAAGATGAATGTCAATGGAAACTCATTTCTCTTCTGGAGATAGGGAAGGTGGGGGAGCAGATAATGTAGAAGTGAAAAGTGTGCCACCCATGAGATTATAAATGTGTACCAAAGAGAACAGAGTGATGTTTAACCTGGAGGAAAGTACAGTGAACATAAGTAAAGAGAAacacttttaaatacaaatatctaAGAGGTCAGTGAAactgaggatttttttaattccaacataattaatatacagtgttatattagtttcagaggtacagtgtagtgattcaacaactctatacatcaCTCAATGTTTATCGTGATAAGTGTACTTTCAttgcccttcacctattttatgtaccccacccactcacctccctttgttctctgtagttaacagtctgttttggggtttgtctcttttttccttccccccccttaaattccacatatgagtgaaatcatacagtatttggctttctctgactgacctatttcacctAGGTTTATACTCTCTAGACCCATCTATGTTGTTCCAAATGACAagaacttattctttttttatggctgagtgtgtgtatcacatcttctttaaccgttcatctattttttttaagtttatttattttgagagagagaaagcaagcaagagaaagcaaggaggggcagagagagcgagagagagacagagagagagagagagagagagagagagagagagagagagagagagagaattccaagcaggctccacattgtcagtgcagagcctgacatgggacttgatcccacaaaccatgagatggcaacctgagccaaaatcaagagtcgaatgcccaaccaactgaaccacccaggtgctcttccattcatctattgatagacacttggactttttcataatttggctattgtaaataatgctgcaataaacataggggtgcttgtatctttttgaattaatgtttttgtattctttgtgtaaatacccggtagtggaattactagatcatatagtagttctatttttaatttttttgggggggcagatAAGGGTTTGCTTTATTGAATAATTGACCTGTGTAATTGCTGAGGCCACTGTATACAGACAAAAGAGAGGaagctttatttctttgtctcttgctccTTGGACAGAGTCTGATGATTTCCTCCTTCTTGGCTTGGAGGTGCTCTTCATAGACTTTGTGTGCTTCCTTGGTCCTTGATATGTGGACCTTTTTCAGCAGAAGCCTTTTCAGCAGAAGCTTTTTGAGAGCCTTGTCTGCCTTCAGCTTGTGGATGTGTTCCATGAGAATCCGCCTGTTTTTGAACAGGTTGCCCTTGAATTTCAGGTACAGGCTATGACACATGTGGCAGTCAGTCTTCTCAGAGTCATGGTGTCTGCTGAGCAACTGGCACAGAATTCTCATTCTCCTCATCCAGGTCACCTTCTCAGGTATTCGAGCCTTGGCAGTACCTTTTCTCTTACTGATGCCCATATGCCTACCTTTCCGGCAGGCCAAGGTGTTTTTCTGGTACCGATCCTGGGAATAGACAGTACAGGCTTCTGGATGACCAGCCCATCCTTGATCAGTTTCTGGATGTACTGATGGGAGTTGGCACTGGTGATTTCTTTAGACTCATTGGGGTCCAACGAGGCCTTTTTTTTTGCCACAGTGGAGGACCTTGGAGGCAAGCCTCTTTTGAAGCCTGAACATACTTATGGCTGCCACCGTGGCAGtaaaaggaaagtatttttaactttttgaggaggcTCCCTATTGTGTTctacagtggctacaccagtttgcattcccacagcaagaggcttcctttttctccacattcttccccacacttgttgtttcctgtgtttttgattttagccattctggcaggtgtgaggtggtatctcattgtggttttgatttgtgtttccctggtgattagtaatgttgagcatcttttcatgcatttgtttgtgatctgtgtttcttctttggagaaatgtctgttcatgtcttctgctcatttttaaattggattctttgttttttgggcattgaattgtatcagttctttctgtattttggatactaaccctttatcagatatgtcatttgtaaatatcttctcctattcattagattgtcttttagttttattgattatttccttcactgtgaaaaattttttattttgatggagttccaatgtttatttttgcttttgttttcctggccCAAACTGAGGAAGTTTACTGTTGAACAAGACTTGTTTGGCAGAAGGATGGAGAGGGGGTTAATGGATAACAAAGTAGTTTGGTATTTGAACAATATGACAATCCAAAAGGCCAAGTGTTATTCTGGGCCATACTGGAAAAGAAACTACTCAAAATTTgaaggagggagtgagagagaaataggaaGCCTGCTTTATCTTAGGAGGAGTGGTTAAGAGAGGTTTGTCCATAGTAAATCAGTAGATTGTGTCTGTTCACAACATGAGAGAAATTACTGCATTGGGAATATCCCCATCTTTGCAGAAGGATGGACTAAAACCTtactttctttctgaaatttagAATACCTTCATTACTGGAGATCCCTTTTGCAATGAGTGCCAATATGTCTCTGTAAGGTTTAAACAGTAAAATGTGCTGTCACTGAAGTTTTATTGTGTAGGATCTAAAGGTATGTTTAAGAGGCAGACCTGGGGTAGATATTAGATTAATTTTCAAGTTAGATTTATCccaaagaaaaatactttgatgCTGTTGATGTGTGTGCTACTCATCAGGAGAGATAGTATTTCTTGAATTGCTTCCCAGGGTGCATTTGAGTAGCAATTAAATACTtgataaatgaaataacagacacatattttgtattaatTATCTCAGTGACCCACATCACATGGCAAGCAATAAATCTGTGGGAGCATAAATTGGTGGATACTTTAGATTGGCTGGTCAAGGACATTTAAAACGAGATTTAAATTACAAGAAGTATTCAACTATTTAGAAACGCAGGAAGACCTTTCCAGGTAAGGTAAGGGCAAAAGCTTCAAAATGGGAATGAGCTTGACCTGTAGAGGACCACAGAGAAGGCCACTGGGGCTGGAGTGGAGGGGCCTGGGGCAGAGTGGTAGGACATGAAATTGGAGAGAGGTACAGATCATGTAGTACTTTGTAAGTCAGGATGAGGAATTTAGATTCAGTGCTtagtaagataggaagccatcagtGCATATTAAGGGTAAAAACACTCTGCCTGGTTGTCAGTTATGGATTAGAGGAAGGCAAGAGAAGATGGGGTGGAGTTGGAGGAAGGCAAGATGTAGGTTGGGGCAATTGTCCAGAACTGGGGTGGTAGTAATGGGGTTGGAGAAAAGTGAATGGGGTTAGGAGCAGTTGAAAGAAAGATGACGTGGTGAAAGAACCCAGGTGGTCAGGCAGGGTTAAGCCTGCCTGAGTGATAAGCCTCTAGGTCTAAGTAGGGAAAACATCACCTCTCCTACAGAAACTTTGATTTGTATTCAGGCCATAAGGACCCCCCACCTTTTAAAAACCAGTCTTCCCAGGTCACTAAGGACCTGGCTCATCATTGACTTCTGATCTCTAGAGATATTTCCATAATCAGGGAGTTGCATTTTTCatcctctttgctttctttctagaCAGGCTTCTTAGATATCACAAATGGGTGGTGGGTAAGAGGGGTTATGAGGATGGTGAGTTTGCCCAAAGGAAAAACTGAGTACTGCACACAACCACTTACCTGGGTAGCCTCATAGTTtaaaagaaagaggcagggaggcTTAGTGCTTATTGTGTTAAGGGCCAGGGATTTTACATACCTATTCTCATTCCTCCTTTTGATAACTTTGTAAGgtgcatttttaaattccagttgtatgaaagagagagagagagagagagagagagagagagagagagagagagagagaagagagaggctcAGATAGATTCTTTAttttgcctaaagtcacacagcttgtaagcaGCGGGGCCAGGACCAGAATCAGAATGGGGCTCTCTCTGTACCCTCCATACTGCCCCTGAATTGAGGTTagtctgtcttccttcttttctcattaCCACGTAGATTCTGTGAACTCATCCTGGGGAAGGCCATGATTTCTCTTTGTTACATGTACTATGTTTGCCTCCCCTACCTGGCATCAGTGTCTAGTAAAATGCTCAGCAAACATGCCTGCATGGAGGCAACACCTCCTGCTTGCTGCCACAGGCTGGGGTGAGAGGCGAAGCAGGGCTGGTGAGGTGGATTGCTTTGCCACTGCTGCTAGGGATGGGGAGCGACTCTACAGCCTGTGCCTTGCCTCCAAGGCATTTTCCATTtcctggccccctcctcctccccatccctcagCTTTCGCCCCTCCGCCCCTCCATTTCAGCTCTGGCCCCTAGGGGAGCGTCCCTTGCCGCGGGGCTGACAGCACTTAGGGGTGCGGGGTCCCTGTTGTCTGTGCGCACAGCTTCGTTCACGGGTGCCTGGTGTCCAGCGGGCATTGATGTCAGGCGGTGGCGGAGCGCTGCCTACAGACGGTTGACCTGGACCCTCCTCCACACTCACTTCCTTCGtcgccccctccctcttccctgtaCTCGGGCTCTGGCTCTCTATAAAAGGCGGGAGCGTGGGGTGCCACAGCAGCGCCGAGTTTCAGCACCATGGAGAGCCCCCGTCTCCGGCCGCTGACCGTCTTGGGTGCCGCCCTGCTTTTTCTGCTACCGCTGTTGGGTGCCCGTGCCCAGGAGGATGCTGAGCTCCAGCCCCGAGCCCTGGACATCTACTCCGCCGTGGAGGATACCTCCCATGAGAAGGAGCTGGTGGGTATCTCCCGGATCTCCCTTGGTTGCCCCCCAGTCCCTCTGTACACGCGtccgtcctccctccctccctcccccacttcccagaGTCCGGGTGCGCGGGGATGAGCGCGGAGGTGAGCGCAAAGGCAGCGCTCCCGCTGCCATTTGAAAATCGTCTGGAGCCCCACTGCCTGCGGGCAGTTTATAGAGCGAATCCCTCGTCCCGGGCCCTTGGAGCAACAGGAGCCTCAGCAGCTAAGGGACTTGCGGTCAGTACGAGAGACCGTGCCCACTAAGTTACTACCCCTGCACCTTCCCTTTCTGTCCTTGGAGTCCCGCGgcggagtgtgtgtgtggttctggGGCTCCTTGTAACTAGGACTGGAGGGGAAGTGAGCACCCGAGCTGGGCTTGCAGCCAAGGCGGCAACTTCAGCTCCGGGGTGGGGGCGGTGTGTTGCAGATCGAAGCGCTACAGGAAGTCCTGAAGAAGCTCAAGACTAAAAGTATTCCGATCTATGAGAAGAAGTATGGCCAAGTCCCCATGGTAAGGCTTTGGGGTTCCCCTTCCCCATGTTTTTCCAGGAGGAAATATACCACCTTGAGTCTTATAGGTGACCTTTTCCCCAGGAtgtggtaactatcagtttgttctctatagttaacattCTGTTTTTggggtttgtctcttttttctttgtttgttttgtttcttaaattccacatatgagtgaaatcatacagtatttggctttctctgactgccctatttcacttagctttatactctctagatccatctagGTTTGCAGGTAATGGGTTTGCAGAAGTCTGTAGGCTTCCCTTTGTTTTACATCCCCAAACGTGGTCCTTGGCCTCTAAGGCCATTTCAGAAGACCCAATAGCTTGTGCCAGGAATCAGCTCTTGGGTGTCTGTATGGAAAGGAGCATTTCTTgaagatgagttttttttttcttatttttcaactCATGAAGAATTCTCTGAATTGGAAGAGCCCTTAAATCTACTCAGATCTTGTTCCTCcaattttcttcttgccttctgGAGCACTGCCAATTTTTTTGATCTATGTTTTAAGGTCAAAATTCTTGATTCCTGGCTCGTCACTTTCCTTGAgggaacacacacatgcatgtgttcgttctctctctctgtctctctctctctgtctctctctctctctgtctctctctctctctctctgtctctctctctctctcacacacacacacacacacacacacacacacacacacacacacacaccttccttgGGATGAGGAGGCTGAAAGCAGGGAGTAGAGACTGTGAGAAATAGGTCTATTGTTGATTTCTTACAAAAatgtctgattttctttcttttggataaaCTATCAAAGGAGCCAGAAAATGTGGCCCCCACCcaaaaaaggtgaaataaagtAGGAAGGGTTCGataatttccttttatgttcTCTCACTGACATCATAAGCACAAGGCTCTCTGTGTTTCAGGCCTGACTATACTTGGACCT encodes:
- the CARTPT gene encoding cocaine- and amphetamine-regulated transcript protein: MESPRLRPLTVLGAALLFLLPLLGARAQEDAELQPRALDIYSAVEDTSHEKELIEALQEVLKKLKTKSIPIYEKKYGQVPMCHAGERCAVRKGARIGKLCDCPRGTTCNSFLLKCL